One part of the Segnochrobactrum spirostomi genome encodes these proteins:
- a CDS encoding phosphoenolpyruvate carboxykinase codes for MKETGLRNETFGLGSFAFEGLASLRWNGGEAELYETAIRNGEGRVAAGGALTVTTGVHTGRSPRDKFVVRDALTEPSVWWDNNREMSRDHFDLLLADMLAHAKGRALEVQDLYGGADPDYRLPTRLFVEYAWHALFIRNLLIRPAAEELATFVPELTIIDLPSFKADPARHGTRTETVIACDFTRKIVLIGGTSYAGEMKKSVFTLLNFLLPPQGVMPMHCSANVGPAGDSALFFGLSGTGKTTLSADPARTLVGDDEHGWGDNGIFNFEGGCYAKTIRLSREAEPAIFSTTERFGTVLENVVLDPVTRVPDFDDGSLTENTRAAYPIHFIANASETGRAGHPKTIVMLTADAFGVMPPIARLSPAEAMYHFLSGYTAKVAGTEKGVTEPEATFSTCFGAPFMPRHPTEYGNLLRELIARHGADCWLVNTGWTGGKYGVGRRMPIKVTRTLLAAALDGSLKSAGFRTDPYFGFKVPTSVAGVEPHLLYPAKTWADKAAFDETARALVGMFRRNFEKFEGSVDADVRAAAPAVRIAA; via the coding sequence GTGAAAGAGACCGGTCTTCGAAACGAGACGTTCGGCCTCGGGTCGTTCGCGTTCGAGGGGCTCGCGAGCCTGCGCTGGAACGGTGGCGAGGCGGAGCTCTACGAGACCGCGATCCGCAACGGCGAAGGCCGGGTGGCGGCCGGCGGCGCGCTCACGGTGACGACCGGTGTCCATACCGGCCGCTCGCCGCGCGACAAGTTCGTGGTCCGCGACGCCCTCACCGAACCGAGCGTCTGGTGGGACAACAACCGCGAGATGAGCCGGGACCATTTCGACCTGTTGCTCGCCGACATGCTCGCCCATGCCAAGGGCCGCGCCCTCGAGGTGCAGGATCTCTACGGCGGCGCCGACCCCGACTATCGCCTGCCGACCCGCCTCTTCGTCGAATATGCGTGGCACGCCCTCTTCATCCGCAATCTCCTGATCCGCCCGGCGGCGGAGGAGCTCGCGACCTTCGTGCCCGAACTCACCATCATCGACCTGCCGAGCTTCAAGGCCGACCCGGCGCGCCACGGCACCCGCACGGAAACGGTCATCGCCTGCGACTTCACCCGCAAGATCGTGCTGATCGGCGGCACGTCCTATGCCGGCGAGATGAAGAAGTCGGTGTTCACACTTCTGAACTTCCTGCTGCCGCCGCAGGGCGTCATGCCGATGCATTGCTCGGCGAATGTCGGCCCGGCCGGCGATTCCGCCCTGTTCTTCGGCCTCTCCGGAACCGGCAAGACGACCCTCTCGGCCGATCCCGCTCGCACCCTCGTCGGCGACGACGAGCACGGCTGGGGCGACAACGGCATCTTCAATTTCGAGGGCGGCTGCTACGCCAAGACGATCCGCCTCTCCCGCGAGGCCGAGCCGGCGATCTTCTCGACGACCGAGCGCTTCGGCACGGTGCTCGAGAACGTGGTGCTCGATCCCGTCACCCGCGTGCCCGATTTCGACGACGGCAGCCTGACCGAGAACACCCGCGCCGCCTACCCGATCCACTTCATCGCCAACGCGAGCGAAACCGGCCGCGCCGGCCACCCGAAGACGATCGTGATGCTGACCGCCGACGCCTTCGGCGTGATGCCCCCGATCGCGCGGCTGAGCCCGGCCGAGGCGATGTACCACTTCCTCTCCGGCTACACGGCGAAGGTCGCCGGCACCGAGAAGGGCGTGACGGAGCCGGAGGCGACGTTCTCGACCTGCTTCGGCGCACCGTTCATGCCGCGCCACCCGACCGAATACGGCAATCTGCTCCGCGAGCTGATCGCCCGTCACGGCGCCGATTGCTGGCTCGTCAACACCGGCTGGACCGGCGGCAAATACGGCGTCGGCCGGCGCATGCCGATCAAGGTGACGCGCACCCTGCTCGCCGCCGCCCTCGACGGCTCGCTCAAGAGCGCCGGCTTCCGCACCGACCCCTATTTCGGCTTCAAGGTGCCGACCTCGGTCGCGGGCGTCGAACCGCACCTGCTCTACCCGGCGAAGACCTGGGCGGACAAGGCGGCCTTCGACGAGACGGCGCGGGCGCTCGTCGGCATGTTCCGCCGAAATTTCGAGAAGTTCGAGGGCTCGGTCGATGCCGACGTCCGCGCCGCCGCGCCGGCCGTGCGGATCGCGGCCTGA
- a CDS encoding manganese efflux pump MntP has protein sequence MVLSVQTFVLALVLSADAFAAAVAKGATYPALRFGRSVGIACGFGLLEALAPLIGWLAGERFAHLVAPFDHWIAFAILGVLGLRMTLGALKPRAEETAERAGPSFAVVATTALGTSIDATAVGLTLALLTDRILVAIVTIGLVTFAMTLMGLGLGRFAGARLGRVAEALGGVALVAIGLHVLADHLGG, from the coding sequence ATGGTTCTTTCGGTGCAGACCTTCGTGCTCGCGTTGGTGCTTTCCGCCGACGCCTTCGCGGCGGCGGTCGCCAAGGGGGCGACCTATCCGGCGCTTAGGTTCGGACGCTCGGTCGGCATCGCCTGCGGCTTCGGCCTTCTCGAGGCGCTCGCGCCGCTGATCGGCTGGCTCGCGGGGGAGCGCTTCGCCCATCTCGTGGCGCCGTTCGACCATTGGATCGCGTTCGCCATTCTCGGCGTCCTCGGTCTGCGCATGACGCTCGGGGCCTTGAAACCGCGGGCCGAGGAAACGGCCGAACGGGCCGGCCCGAGCTTCGCGGTGGTGGCGACAACGGCGCTCGGCACGTCCATCGACGCGACCGCGGTGGGGCTGACGCTCGCCCTTCTGACCGACCGCATCTTGGTCGCGATCGTCACCATCGGCCTGGTCACCTTCGCCATGACCCTGATGGGGCTCGGTCTCGGCCGTTTCGCCGGCGCGCGCCTCGGCCGCGTGGCGGAGGCGCTCGGCGGCGTCGCGCTCGTCGCCATCGGCCTGCACGTGCTCGCCGATCATCTCGGCGGCTGA
- a CDS encoding XdhC family protein, which yields MSPTVPPAGSAARTEPPDVLAVAEAWRRAGRPVALATVVETWGSAPRPVGSHLVIDGDGLFEGSVSGGCVEGAVVGEALEAIADGRTRLLEFGVADETAWKVGLSCGGTIRIYVEPIS from the coding sequence ATGAGCCCCACTGTTCCCCCCGCCGGATCGGCCGCCCGCACCGAGCCGCCCGACGTGCTCGCCGTCGCGGAAGCCTGGCGGCGGGCGGGTCGGCCGGTGGCGCTCGCCACCGTGGTCGAGACCTGGGGCTCGGCCCCGCGGCCGGTCGGCTCGCACTTGGTCATCGACGGCGACGGCCTGTTCGAAGGCTCCGTTTCGGGCGGCTGCGTCGAGGGCGCCGTGGTCGGCGAGGCCCTGGAAGCGATCGCGGACGGACGGACGCGGCTCCTCGAATTCGGCGTCGCCGACGAGACCGCCTGGAAGGTCGGCCTGTCCTGCGGCGGCACGATCCGGATCTATGTCGAGCCGATTTCATGA